Proteins encoded together in one Vigna angularis cultivar LongXiaoDou No.4 chromosome 5, ASM1680809v1, whole genome shotgun sequence window:
- the LOC108339062 gene encoding uncharacterized protein LOC108339062 — translation MAPRPPPPPQPTERDAPDNTKLLESVIERLQHQNTTLMEQNAAALHSLEAARTNSEATQRQLMEIIAATRNTSGASTSSTNHPTEWSLENLLQHYPAKFSGKCLPDEADQWLRDMERIYNAKRCPDDNRLAFTEYLLTGEASHWWESMKMILTDVQNPITWEVFRSKFYEEYFPDSVCFAKEVEFLQLVQGGMSVSEYTNKFKHLVHFNTMATSGEWQCRKFENGLRSDLKLLISSLCIRSFPAMVERAKVLERNVAEAAQQKKQQVARGPILSRNNVNLRRMSYTRPAQTSNPSGSRAVTTVGQSGQQGNVTCFQCGGPHYRSSCPQLVGGKFCTRCRRNRHLENECNMGGRAVMRPPNAGRIQQRGGGRAQAVGCWRASENVSAF, via the exons ATGGCACCAAgacctcctcctccacctcaaccCACCGAGCGTGATGCCCCTGACAACACCAAGTTATTGGAATCGGTAATAGAGAGGTTACAGCATCAGAACACTACTTTAATGGAGCAGAACGCGGCTGCTTTACATAGTCTGGAGGCTGCTCGCACAAACTCTGAAGCGACTCAGAGGCAATTGATGGAGATCATTGCCGCCACCAGAAATACATCAGGAgcgtccacttcttctactaATCATCCGACAGAGTGGAGTTTGGAGAACCTTCTACAGCATTATCCAGCCAAATTTAGTGGGAAATGCCTTCCTGATGAGGCAGACCAATGGCTGAGGGATATGGAGCGAATCTATAACGCTAAGAGGTGTCCGGATGACAACCGATTGGCATTCACGGAATACTTGCTGACCGGAGAGGCTAGCCACTGGTGGGAGAgtatgaaaatgatattaacGGACGTCCAAAATCCCATCACTTGGGAAGTATTCAGGAGCAAGTTTTATGAGGAGTATTTCCCAGATAGTGTGTGTTTCGCTAAGGAAGTGGAATTTCTTCAACTAGTGCAAGGTGGAATGTCCGTCTCTGAATACACAAATAAGTTCAAGCATCTCGTTCATTTCAATACGATGGCTACCAGTGGAGAATGGCAGTGCAGGAAGTTTGAGAATGGGCTGAGGAGTGATCTAAAATTGTTGATATCCAGCCTATGTATTCGATCGTTTCCTGCCATGGTTGAAAGAGCGAAGGTGTTGGAGAGGAACGTAGCTGAGGCAGCACAACAGAAGAAACAACAAGTGGCTAGAGGACCGATCTTGTCTAGGAACAATGTGAATCTGAGAAGAATGTCGTACACTCGACCAGCTCAGACATCAAATCCAAGTGGGTCTCGGGCAGTGACTACTGTCGGACAGTCTGGGCAACAAGGAAACGTCACTTGTTTTCAGTGTGGGGGACCACACTATCGTTCGTCATGCCCTCAACTGGTGGGAGGAAAGTTTTGCACTCGATGTAGAAGAAACAGACATCTGGAGAACGAGTGCAACATGGGAGGACGAGCGGTGATGAGACCACCGAACGCTGGAAGGATTCAACAGAGAGGTGGAGGTAGAGCTCAAGCGGTTGGATGTTG GCGTGCTTCAGAGaatgtgagtgcgttttaa